In a genomic window of Lepisosteus oculatus isolate fLepOcu1 chromosome 3, fLepOcu1.hap2, whole genome shotgun sequence:
- the LOC107076563 gene encoding platelet glycoprotein Ib alpha chain — translation MTCALLLPLLLLLLPLCCQTQTHGCHSDKDADHKPRISCTGMGLTAVPQNLDLQTQVLVLTRNEFKILSWAAYTAFPALHELDLSENKIESLKLGKKGLGDGLGPAGVVLPALKKLRLNNNRIASLPPDAFQPVPSIMEIYLQSNLISQLSPTLFAKLPDLEVVELSNNKIQSLPADLMAQMTTMKLKTFAVQGNLITRLPDKFFANANGGGEIPYVFLSHNPWICGCQVLYLQWWLDDQSHNVYLRKSQNDIENLPDSVVCDSPSQYSQSSIIDLNKDQICPQGTETVTTTSEIITYPFTTSKMWGYLTTLTDRVPFTTEGPTLKPSSVSPNPATERRLATLLPTTTEFLSRSTTLAQTEVITTSAPRVHWTSLSTTERETIITTAQTTTSSPASSAAPTKLPTLFRVGTDPGTDGTSAGGTWKSLVTRPDTTSSIPMMSRSVGGWERASRDRAVWDGQKESAVRFFCFWFFVLNLVLCILFLLLCCALLWLICSYIRVHRRYWKLGWRSDSLQLVRYSLLPRDGQGGRVVGADEAGEEEEEGRRQGGPGSIRPERLALLGTGAATGAVVSGSQPGEAAVFRSVLFVLTGGQGEAERGRRELGKGIGEREAPQGAYLIHFGIDRRAEEKGARERERQRRRSIGLAGEEIVGAHAADPQQRGGEGECVIRGESWDVSRGRQWQGWEERRGVRIHVTWSGGGRRERSGRGGGGELEQEAGRREPGEEESEEGIRPGRGGRERRAETLWQGDREARPWVWEGGWDPRWRQGEETWHTEGVAVKIKRLKKERGAQGRDVPGEEEERGQERMWDSPGEEGRQPVKYSLFLREGAEEGPLLVLKKRGWGKDRQQEGRTGGDQEEGSERERAREREDQRVSWEVAKKEEEEEQERWVVVPIASETGGEESDNNMATASSAGVSVTLDLDV, via the coding sequence ATGACTTGTGCACTCCTCCTGCCActgctgctcctcctcctcccactCTGTTGCCAGACGCAGACCCATGGTTGCCACAGCGACAAGGATGCTGACCACAAGCCACGAATCAGCTGCACAGGCATGGGGCTCACCGCTGTGCCGCAGAACCTGGACCTCCAGACGCAGGTCCTGGTGCTGACCAGGAACGAGTTCAAGATCCTCTCCTGGGCAGCCTACACTGCCTTCCCTGCCCTTCACGAGCTGGACCTGTCCGAGAACAAGATCGAGAGCCTGAAGTTGGGGAAGAAGGGCTTGGGAGATGGGCTGGGCCCGGCCGGCGTGGTGCTGCCTGCGCTGAAAAAGCTGCGTCTTAACAATAACCGGATTGCCTCCCTGCCGCCCGATGCCTTCCAGCCCGTGCCCAGCATCATGGAGATCTACCTGCAGAGCAATCTGATCTCCCAGCTGAGCCCCACGCTCTTCGCCAAGCTCCCCGACCTGGAGGTGGTGGAGCTGTCCAACAACAAGATCCAGTCCCTCCCGGCCGATTTGATGGCCCAGATGACCACCATGAAGCTGAAGACCTTCGCCGTGCAGGGGAACCTGATCACAAGGCTGCCAGACAAGTTTTTCGCCAACGCCAACGGCGGAGGAGAGATCCCGTACGTCTTCCTGTCCCATAACCCCTGGATCTGCGGCTGCCAGGTGTTGTATCTGCAATGGTGGCTGGATGACCAGAGCCACAATGTCTACCTGAGGAAAAGCCAAAACGACATCGAGAACTTGCCAGACAGTGTGGTGTGCGACTCTCCTTCCCAGTATTCTCAAAGTTCCATCATCGATTTGAACAAAGACCAGATTTGCCCACAGGGAACGGAAACAGTAACCACAACGTCCGAAATTATCACCTACCCATTCACAACTTCCAAAATGTGGGGTTACCTCACGACATTAACCGACAGAGTACCCTTTACCACAGAGGGCCCGACTCTCAAGCCGAGCAGCGTTTCACCGAACCCAGCAACAGAACGCCGCCTGGCCACACTTCTCCCCACCACGACCGAGTTTCTCTCCCGTTCAACTACGCTCGCGCAGACGGAGGTGATAACCACCTCTGCGCCCAGGGTGCACTGGACGTCTCTCAGCACGACGGAGCGGGAAACCATCATCACAACCGCACAAACGACCACCAGCTCTCCTGCTTCGTCTGCCGCTCCAACAAAGCTCCCGACGCTCTTCAGGGTCGGGACAGACCCGGGGACAGATGGCACATCCGCAGGAGGGACGTGGAAATCCCTGGTCACTCGGCCGGACACCACGAGTAGCATTCCCATGATGAGCCGCTCCGTGGGGGGCTGGGAGAGGGCTAGCAGGGACAGGGCGGTCTGGGATGGTCAGAAGGAGAGTGCAGTCCGCTTCTTCTGCTTCTGGTTCTTCGTGCTGAACCTTGTCCTCTGCATCCTCTTCCTGCTGCTCTGTTGCGCCCTCCTGTGGCTGATCTGCAGCTACATCCGAGTGCACCGGCGCTACTGGAAACTGGGCTGGAGATCTGACAGCCTACAGCTTGTCCGCTACAGCCTGCTGCCAAGAGACGGACAGGGAGGGAGGGTGGTGGGGGCGGACGAAgcaggggaggaggaggaggagggtagGAGACAGGGGGGTCCTGGGAGCATCCGTCCGGAGCGCTTGGCGCTCCTGGGGACAGGGGCAGCGACAGGAGCAGTGGTGTCTGGCTCACAGCCAGGAGAGGCTGCCGTGTTCCGCTCAGTGCTGTTCGTCTTGACAGGCGGTCAAGGAGAGGCGGAGCGAGGAAGAAGGGAGCTAGGGAAGGGGATCGGAGAGAGGGAGGCACCGCAGGGCGCGTACTTGATACATTTCGGCATCGACCGGAGAGCGGAGGAGAAGGGAGCGAGGGAGCGGGAGAGGCAAAGAAGGAGGAGCATTGGATTGGCGGGAGAGGAGATAGTGGGAGCGCACGCCGCCGATCCCCagcagagaggaggagagggggagtGCGTGATCCGGGGCGAGAGCTGGGACGTGTCAAGAGGCAGgcagtggcaggggtgggaggagaggaggggggtGAGGATACATGTGACCTGGAGTGGAGGAGGCCGGAGGGAGAGgtcagggagaggaggagggggggaacTGGAGCAGGAGGCAGGAAGGAGGGAACCCGGAGAAGAGGAGAGCGAGGAAGGGATCAGGCCAGGGAGAGGAGGCAGAGAGCGGAGGGCGGAAACACTCTGGCAGGGAGACAGAGAAGCAAGGCCCTGGGTTTGGGAAGGTGGGTGGGACCCACGATggaggcagggagaggagaCCTGGCACACGGAGGGAGTGGCCGTGAAGATAAAGAGACTGAAGAAAGAGAGAGGAGCACAGGGGAGGGACGTACCAGGCGAAGAGGAAGAGAGGGGACAGGAGAGGATGTGGGACAGTCCGGGAGAAGAGGGCAGGCAGCCGGTGAAGTACAGCCTGTTCCTGAGAGAGGGGGCGGAGGAGGGGCCACTGCTGGTGTTGAAGAAGAGGGGATGGGGGAAGGACAGGCAGCAGGAGGGGAGAACAGGAGGAGATCAGGAGGAGGGGAGTgagcgagagagagcgagagagagggaggaccAGAGGGTCAGCTGGGAGGTGGccaagaaggaggaggaggaagagcagGAGAGGTGGGTAGTGGTACCTATTGCCTCAGAAACGGGAGGTGAGGAATCAGATAACAATATGGCAACTGCATCCAGCGCAGGTGTCTCAGTGACCCTTGATCTGGATGTGTAG
- the psmb6 gene encoding proteasome subunit beta type-6, with amino-acid sequence MIGEHLQTEQGYGLFHREPVIHKARSKMAATVATIGAQQLSYSNDLVPDWASREVSTGTTIMAVEFDGGVVLGADSRTTTGAYIANRVTDKLTPVHDRIFCCRSGSAADTQAIADAVTYQLGFHSIELDELPLVQTAANLFKDMCYRYREELMAGIIVAGWDKRRGGQVYTVPMGGMMVRQPVSVGGSGSSYIYGFIDSNYRPGMNQEECLRFTAEALSLAMERDGSSGGVVRLAAITEGGVERRVILGNQLPKFSSA; translated from the exons atgattg GGGAACACCTTCAAACGGAGCAGGGTTACGGCCTGTTTCATCGCGAGCCGGTTATTCACAAAGCGCGGAGCAAAATGGCGGCGACTGTAGCAACGATCGGAGCTCAGCAGCTTTCTTACAGCAATGACCTGGTACCGGATTGGGCCTCTCGGGAAGTCAGCACCGGG ACCACGATCATGGCGGTGGAGTTTGACGGGGGCGTGGTCCTCGGCGCGGACTCCCGGACGACTACGGG GGCGTACATTGCCAACAGGGTGACTGATAAGCTGACCCCTGTCCACGACCGGATCTTCTGTTGTCGCTCAGGCTCGGCGGCCGACACCCAGGCCATTGCTGATGCTGTCACATACCAGCTGGGCTTCCACAG cATCGAGCTGGACGAGCTGCCCCTGGTGCAGACCGCTGCTAACCTCTTCAAAGACATGTGCTACCGGTACCGCGAGGAGCTGATGGCTGGCATCATTGTCGCCGGCTGGGACAAGAGGCGGGGAGGACAG GTGTACACAGTGCCCATGGGGGGGATGATGGTGAGGCAGCCAGTATCAGTTGGTGGTTCTGGCAGCTCCTACATCTATGGCTTCATTGACTCCAACTACAGACCCGGAATGAACCAGGAGGAGTGTCTGCGCTTCACCGCTGAGG CTCTCTCCCTGGCGATGGAGAGAGATGGTTCCAGTGGAGGAGTTGTGCGTCTGGCCGCCATCACCGAGGGGGGTGTGGAGAGACGCGTCATTCTCGGGAATCAGCTCCCCAAGTTCTCCAGCGCCTGA
- the trappc1 gene encoding trafficking protein particle complex subunit 1, with translation MTVHNLYIFDRNGTCLHYSEWNRKKQAGISKDEEFKLMYGMLFSIRSFVSKMSPIDMKDGFLSFQTSRYKLHYYETPTGVKIIMNTDLGVPSCRDILHQIYSTIYVEYVVKNPLCSMSETLQSELFSSRLDTFIRTLPFFSVRAG, from the exons ATGACCGTCCACAACCTGTACATCTTCGACCGCAATGGCACCTGCCTGCACTACAGCGAGTGGAACAGGAAGAAGCAGGCAGGCATCTCCAAGGATGAG gagttcaAGCTGATGTATGGAATGCTCTTCTCTATTCGCTCCTTTGTCAGCAAGATGTCTCCCATCGACAT GAAAGATGGGTTCCTGTCTTTTCAGACCAGCAGGTACAAACTGCACTACTACGAGACCCCCACAGGGGTGAAAATCATCATGAACACGGATCTGGGGGTCCCCAGCTGCCGGGACATCCTGCACCAGATCTACAGCACC attTATGTGGAGTATGTGGTGAAGAATCCTCTGTGTTCAATGAGCGAGACATTGCAGAGTGAGCTGTTCAGCTCCAGGCTGGACACCTTCATCAGAACGCTACCCTTCTTCAGTGTCCGGGCTGGCTGA